The following proteins are co-located in the Thermoplasmata archaeon genome:
- the tgtA gene encoding tRNA guanosine(15) transglycosylase TgtA: MLELLERDGLARICKFSVNNKEVETPTLMPVINPGKIVISPRDIYEKFKLKSIITNSYIIYNNNDLKEKALTQKLHKMLDYPGIIMTDSGTFQDHVYGNLELDPQKILDFQREIGADIGTILDIFTEPDFSREQALSAIEETARRGAQALKIKGNMKLAGTVQGSVYLDLREYAAQKMSALEFDYYPIGGVVPLLESYRYSDIVDILIASKLNLDPSKPVHLFGAGHPMFFAMSILLGVDFFDSSSYIKYARDNRFLFPDGTRELKDMKYVPYYSPVLDKYEVSELAQMPYDDRVKLIAEHNLFISVEELNRVKTAIFEQSIWEYVEERSRSHPALYSALKTLKKYQEKLERFENLSRKHAYFYTSIESLNRPVIYRLDKRIRSEFQNEKTVVVLNQENIDKMKQYIETANATFLVHTPFGFIPYQLMSIYPILQSSFPDYPDKIDNLKHIMDSWDLDTLISRLKNPDDPIGDEFITEHKKDLDIEKIRAIVDYQFGKYSSNALFNGPVKIVKSKNTGMIRTVFLDDKHILSMRNDGFFTLKYEAGKLLHAYFKYPKLRIAVSKDSAEFNMLGKNVFARFVVDMDPDLIPYDEVLIVDPDDNYIGVGRTFMNKTEALKFKKGMVAEVRETNKK, from the coding sequence ATGCTTGAGTTATTAGAGAGAGATGGATTAGCCAGGATATGCAAGTTCAGTGTGAATAATAAAGAGGTTGAAACACCTACATTAATGCCCGTGATAAATCCTGGTAAGATAGTGATATCTCCCAGAGACATCTATGAAAAATTTAAATTAAAGTCGATAATTACAAATTCATATATAATCTACAACAACAATGATCTTAAAGAGAAAGCGCTAACACAGAAACTGCACAAAATGCTTGATTATCCTGGCATAATAATGACCGATTCAGGGACTTTTCAGGATCATGTATATGGCAATCTAGAGCTTGACCCTCAAAAAATATTAGACTTTCAAAGAGAAATAGGGGCAGATATAGGAACTATTCTAGATATCTTTACAGAACCTGATTTCAGTAGAGAACAGGCATTGTCTGCTATTGAAGAAACGGCAAGGAGGGGAGCACAAGCACTAAAAATCAAAGGAAATATGAAGCTGGCGGGAACAGTACAGGGATCTGTGTATCTAGATTTAAGAGAATATGCAGCCCAGAAAATGAGTGCTTTGGAATTTGATTATTATCCTATAGGCGGAGTAGTTCCGCTGTTAGAATCATACAGGTATTCTGATATTGTTGATATATTAATTGCCTCAAAATTAAATTTAGATCCCAGCAAGCCAGTCCATCTATTTGGTGCTGGCCACCCCATGTTTTTTGCGATGTCTATATTGCTAGGGGTTGATTTTTTTGATTCTTCATCATATATAAAATATGCACGCGATAACAGGTTCTTATTTCCTGATGGCACAAGGGAACTGAAAGACATGAAATATGTACCTTATTATTCTCCCGTTCTCGATAAATACGAAGTTTCAGAACTGGCCCAAATGCCATATGATGACCGCGTAAAGCTAATCGCAGAACATAATCTGTTCATATCGGTGGAAGAGCTTAACAGAGTAAAAACTGCAATATTTGAGCAAAGCATATGGGAATATGTTGAAGAGCGATCAAGGTCTCATCCAGCACTCTATTCTGCATTGAAAACCCTGAAAAAGTATCAAGAAAAACTGGAAAGATTTGAAAATTTGAGCAGGAAACATGCCTATTTTTATACAAGTATAGAATCTTTGAATCGCCCTGTTATATACAGACTTGATAAGAGAATTAGATCGGAGTTTCAAAACGAAAAAACAGTAGTGGTGCTAAACCAGGAAAATATTGATAAAATGAAGCAATACATAGAAACAGCTAATGCCACGTTTTTGGTGCATACACCTTTCGGTTTTATACCATACCAGTTAATGAGTATTTATCCTATTTTACAGTCTTCTTTTCCAGATTATCCAGATAAGATAGACAACTTAAAGCATATAATGGATTCATGGGATTTAGATACATTGATATCCCGTTTAAAGAACCCGGATGATCCTATTGGAGATGAGTTTATTACTGAACACAAAAAAGATCTAGATATAGAGAAAATAAGAGCCATTGTAGATTATCAATTTGGCAAATATTCAAGCAATGCGCTTTTTAATGGACCTGTAAAAATTGTGAAAAGCAAAAATACTGGAATGATAAGAACTGTATTTTTAGATGATAAACATATATTATCCATGCGCAATGACGGTTTTTTTACTTTAAAATATGAAGCTGGAAAATTACTTCATGCGTATTTTAAGTATCCAAAGTTGAGGATCGCAGTGTCCAAAGATTCTGCAGAGTTCAACATGCTAGGAAAAAACGTTTTTGCCAGATTTGTAGTAGACATGGATCCGGACCTGATACCATATGATGAAGTCTTGATAGTTGATCCAGATGATAATTATATAGGGGTAGGAAGAACTTTTATGAACAAGACAGAAGCGCTGAAATTTAAGAAAGGCATGGTTGCAGAAGTGCGTGAAACAAATAAAAAGTAA
- the rpl18a gene encoding 50S ribosomal protein L18Ae: protein MKIYRVFGTYTAKGKLVNFKKDVVADSKNKAIDKVFAIMGSYHNVKRRAMKIEEVTNVSESKDPKVLYDIKHGEK, encoded by the coding sequence ATGAAAATATATAGAGTATTTGGAACATATACTGCAAAAGGAAAATTAGTAAACTTTAAAAAAGATGTGGTAGCAGACTCTAAAAATAAGGCAATAGATAAAGTATTTGCAATTATGGGCAGTTACCACAATGTGAAGAGAAGAGCTATGAAAATAGAAGAAGTTACCAATGTATCGGAGTCTAAAGACCCCAAAGTATTATACGATATTAAGCATGGTGAAAAATAA
- a CDS encoding 2-oxoacid:acceptor oxidoreductase family protein, whose protein sequence is MYEVRFHGRGGQGAVTAANILAIAAFKEGYDVQAFPFFGVERRGAPVEAYTRIDNRKIDIKMYIYNPDAVIVLDTSLISKIDVAKGLKDGGIIIFNSVKEPSEFKLKTFKVATVDATDIAVNRGLGSKSAPIVNTAILGAYAKAVGNVKIESIVEAVKENAPIKGEENAAAAFESYQKTVLGW, encoded by the coding sequence ATGTATGAAGTAAGATTTCATGGCAGAGGTGGACAAGGTGCAGTTACAGCTGCAAATATTCTTGCGATTGCAGCGTTCAAAGAAGGCTATGATGTACAGGCATTTCCGTTTTTTGGAGTAGAGCGCAGAGGTGCTCCTGTAGAAGCGTATACAAGAATTGACAACAGGAAAATAGATATAAAAATGTATATTTATAATCCAGATGCGGTGATAGTACTAGACACATCTTTGATAAGCAAGATTGACGTGGCTAAAGGATTGAAAGATGGAGGAATAATAATATTTAATTCTGTTAAAGAACCGTCTGAATTCAAACTAAAAACCTTTAAAGTCGCAACAGTGGATGCAACTGACATTGCAGTGAACAGGGGATTAGGATCTAAATCCGCGCCTATAGTAAACACTGCGATTCTCGGAGCTTACGCAAAGGCAGTAGGAAACGTGAAAATAGAGAGCATAGTGGAAGCTGTGAAGGAAAACGCGCCGATTAAGGGAGAGGAGAACGCAGCCGCCGCTTTTGAATCTTATCAAAAAACGGTTTTAGGATGGTGA
- a CDS encoding 4Fe-4S binding protein — protein MKITRGIVISEPGSTALEETGSWRTYKPEIRYEKCIRCMICWTYCPEPAIEKKEGKTYATPNQKLVNMPVPVINYDYCKGCGICVNECPTKAIDFYREEK, from the coding sequence ATGAAAATTACAAGAGGTATAGTCATATCAGAGCCAGGAAGTACCGCTCTTGAAGAGACGGGATCATGGAGAACTTATAAACCTGAAATAAGATATGAAAAATGTATTAGATGCATGATTTGCTGGACTTATTGCCCAGAGCCAGCAATAGAAAAGAAAGAGGGAAAAACATATGCAACACCAAACCAGAAACTGGTCAATATGCCAGTTCCAGTTATAAACTATGATTACTGCAAAGGATGCGGGATCTGTGTAAATGAATGCCCGACCAAAGCTATAGATTTCTACAGGGAGGAAAAGTAA
- a CDS encoding phosphoglycerate kinase, with protein MVKSYLSMDDFDLTGKTIFLRLDINSPIDPKTGDIMDYSRFKAHLDTIRALDHSKVVIIAHQSRPGKKDFTSLYQHSLALAKLLKRDIKYIDGLFDSRVIDEIKKLVPGDILMLENTRFYAEEVVLANEPLEVQKKSNIVKKLAPYMDYLVNDAFAAVHRPQPTLVAFAEEVPMLAGKLMDKEITMLTKFMEFQEHPKIALFAGAKADDSIKVAKNMLEHKIVDQILTGGLVANIFLIAKGIDVGPINKEVLNKEIGNYEKLVSVAKEIIKNYEIVTPTDFAISAEGKRLEINVSELEDSKQIMDIGIETIDNYKNIIKDAKSIILNGPLGVYELPEFSDGTEEVFKAISELNAFKVAGGGHTISAISKMGLNRKFDHISVGGGALISFLAGDDLPVIEALKKSKLIFEKKVIGK; from the coding sequence ATGGTAAAGTCATATCTATCTATGGATGATTTTGATCTTACTGGTAAAACTATATTTTTAAGATTAGACATAAACTCACCTATTGATCCTAAAACTGGAGATATTATGGACTATTCCAGATTTAAAGCACATCTGGATACTATAAGAGCTCTAGACCATTCTAAAGTCGTCATTATTGCACATCAGTCCAGGCCTGGAAAGAAAGATTTTACGTCATTATATCAGCATTCTCTTGCCCTTGCTAAATTGCTTAAAAGAGATATAAAGTATATAGACGGGTTGTTCGATTCTAGAGTAATAGATGAAATAAAAAAACTAGTGCCGGGGGACATCCTGATGCTAGAGAATACTAGATTTTATGCTGAAGAGGTAGTTCTTGCAAACGAACCGTTAGAAGTACAAAAAAAATCAAATATTGTTAAAAAACTGGCGCCATATATGGACTATCTGGTTAACGATGCTTTTGCCGCAGTACATCGCCCGCAACCAACTCTTGTAGCCTTTGCAGAAGAGGTACCTATGCTGGCTGGAAAGTTGATGGACAAAGAGATTACAATGCTTACTAAATTTATGGAGTTTCAAGAACATCCTAAAATAGCGTTGTTTGCAGGTGCAAAAGCTGATGATTCTATTAAAGTTGCAAAAAATATGCTGGAACATAAAATTGTAGACCAAATTTTAACTGGTGGGCTGGTAGCAAATATTTTTTTAATTGCAAAAGGTATAGACGTGGGCCCTATCAATAAAGAGGTCTTAAACAAAGAGATTGGAAATTATGAAAAACTTGTGAGTGTTGCAAAAGAGATCATTAAAAATTATGAAATTGTTACGCCCACAGATTTTGCAATAAGTGCTGAAGGTAAAAGATTGGAAATAAATGTCTCAGAGCTTGAAGATTCAAAACAGATCATGGATATTGGTATAGAAACCATTGATAATTATAAGAATATAATTAAAGATGCAAAAAGTATTATATTAAACGGCCCATTAGGTGTCTATGAGCTTCCTGAATTTTCGGATGGTACTGAAGAGGTTTTCAAGGCTATATCTGAACTTAACGCATTTAAGGTAGCAGGTGGAGGGCATACTATATCCGCAATATCAAAGATGGGATTGAACCGAAAATTTGATCATATAAGCGTAGGTGGCGGAGCTTTAATCAGCTTTTTAGCTGGAGATGATTTGCCTGTGATCGAAGCTTTGAAAAAATCAAAATTGATATTTGAAAAAAAGGTGATCGGTAAATGA
- a CDS encoding acyl-CoA dehydrogenase family protein, whose translation MKDYTFTEEQEMIRESVRDFAQKKIAPISLEMEHTKRIPEEIIKGMADLGLIACTVSPEYGGQGFNAVTAGIIAEELARADITGSIPVFYLIQAAWGHLFDKYGTHEAKSEILPKVTKGEKFLGIATTESDAGSDVAGTRTTITKKGDEYIVNGEKMYISGVREAIETDGGHITVAKQNPELGARGMTLFYLPLKQKGITPTYVDDLGREGITTGGFSVDNVKIPKKYIIGQENKGFYLIHEGYEYARGFIAVICAGAGLQSLDRGAKYLKERKAFGLPLARYEALQFKLAEHYTKLNFLMESSYKALWTLDQESIGKAKRFDSSKAIAMAKMFASEWSTAAIDEVMQWQGAFGYTRECLDQAAYRAVRSFAWAEGSKEIMRVIVSRELLGKEYIAYK comes from the coding sequence ATGAAAGATTATACTTTTACAGAAGAGCAAGAAATGATCAGGGAAAGTGTTAGAGATTTCGCGCAGAAAAAAATTGCACCGATATCCTTAGAAATGGAGCATACAAAAAGAATACCAGAGGAGATAATTAAAGGAATGGCAGACTTAGGACTTATAGCGTGCACTGTTTCTCCTGAATACGGTGGCCAAGGTTTTAATGCCGTAACAGCAGGAATTATTGCTGAAGAACTGGCCAGAGCGGATATTACAGGTTCGATACCAGTATTTTACTTGATACAGGCAGCATGGGGTCATCTTTTTGATAAGTATGGAACTCATGAGGCTAAATCTGAAATTCTTCCAAAAGTAACTAAGGGTGAAAAATTTTTGGGAATTGCAACCACAGAATCTGATGCAGGATCTGATGTGGCAGGAACAAGGACTACCATTACCAAGAAAGGAGATGAATACATCGTAAATGGGGAAAAGATGTATATAAGCGGAGTTAGAGAAGCAATAGAAACAGATGGAGGACATATCACTGTAGCAAAGCAGAACCCTGAGCTTGGAGCTAGAGGTATGACATTGTTTTATCTGCCTTTGAAACAAAAGGGAATTACGCCAACGTATGTAGATGATCTTGGAAGAGAAGGAATTACAACGGGCGGATTTTCGGTTGATAATGTAAAAATCCCGAAAAAATATATTATTGGTCAGGAAAACAAAGGATTTTATTTGATACATGAAGGCTATGAGTATGCAAGAGGATTTATTGCGGTTATATGCGCAGGAGCAGGTTTACAGTCGCTTGATAGAGGAGCCAAGTACCTGAAAGAGAGAAAAGCATTTGGGCTTCCTTTAGCAAGATATGAAGCTTTACAGTTCAAACTTGCAGAGCACTATACAAAGCTGAATTTTCTCATGGAAAGTTCATATAAAGCATTATGGACACTGGATCAGGAGAGCATCGGAAAAGCGAAGAGATTTGACTCCAGCAAAGCTATAGCAATGGCGAAAATGTTTGCTTCAGAATGGTCCACAGCAGCGATAGATGAAGTGATGCAGTGGCAGGGAGCTTTTGGATATACGAGAGAGTGTTTAGATCAGGCTGCATACAGGGCTGTTCGCTCGTTTGCGTGGGCGGAGGGAAGCAAAGAGATAATGAGAGTAATCGTTAGCAGAGAATTACTTGGAAAAGAGTATATAGCATATAAGTGA
- the pfdA gene encoding prefoldin subunit alpha: MENIEESINTLELLKKHLEDIEREMEYLNLNMQEHTKAKETIQTLLKTDENNLLITIGANTFIFCNKSEYKKAITSIGSNVLTENNYEKTIEILDQRIKDLTAINSQLQEEYINSRDQYLALSDKVNKYYKSAQKND; the protein is encoded by the coding sequence ATGGAAAACATAGAAGAGAGCATAAACACATTAGAATTATTGAAAAAGCATCTTGAAGACATAGAAAGAGAGATGGAGTATCTGAATCTCAACATGCAAGAACATACTAAAGCGAAAGAGACCATTCAGACATTGTTAAAAACAGATGAAAATAATCTTTTGATCACAATAGGTGCAAATACATTTATATTTTGCAATAAGAGTGAGTATAAAAAAGCGATTACAAGCATCGGCTCAAATGTTTTAACAGAAAATAACTATGAGAAGACAATAGAAATACTGGACCAGAGAATAAAAGATCTAACCGCCATTAATTCTCAATTGCAGGAAGAATATATTAACAGCAGGGATCAATATCTTGCTTTGTCAGATAAGGTTAATAAATATTATAAATCTGCACAGAAAAATGATTGA
- a CDS encoding electron transfer flavoprotein subunit alpha/FixB family protein — translation MQEGSRGYKRKEGGTVIEDFKGIWVYAEYDQTKVKSVTFELLSKSLELASILNEEVSCVLIGADVKKFVPDLAAYGATKVYLAEDPNLKLYSSEAYAKIVTNLINTYKPSIILIPATKLGRDLAPRISASVGTGLTADCTNLKVLDKNLVQVRPAYGGNIMAEIIAPNHRPQMSTVRPNVFKKIEPMSGKTAEIVQMPVTPDMLSMRAIVKEIISTSVAGVKKLDESDIIVSVGRGVGTTKESLVDVQQLADLLGAAMGCSRVIVDIGLMPKTAQIGQSGITVSPKLYIACGISGTIQHIVGMKESKMIVAINKDPNAPIFNIADYGIVGDVHTVVPVLIEELKKALKNN, via the coding sequence TTGCAAGAAGGTAGCAGAGGCTATAAAAGAAAAGAAGGTGGTACAGTGATAGAAGATTTTAAAGGCATTTGGGTCTATGCAGAATACGATCAGACTAAAGTTAAAAGCGTTACATTTGAGCTGTTGTCTAAATCTCTGGAATTAGCATCTATTTTGAATGAAGAGGTAAGCTGTGTATTGATAGGTGCGGATGTTAAAAAGTTCGTTCCAGACCTTGCAGCTTACGGTGCTACCAAAGTATATCTAGCAGAGGATCCTAATCTGAAACTTTACAGTTCAGAAGCATACGCAAAGATCGTTACAAATTTAATAAACACATACAAGCCATCCATAATCTTAATCCCAGCAACAAAACTGGGCAGAGATCTAGCTCCAAGAATATCCGCATCAGTAGGAACAGGATTAACTGCTGATTGCACAAATCTGAAAGTACTTGACAAAAACTTAGTGCAGGTCAGGCCTGCTTATGGCGGAAACATTATGGCTGAAATCATTGCACCAAATCATAGGCCGCAGATGTCGACAGTTCGGCCAAATGTATTTAAGAAAATAGAGCCTATGTCTGGTAAAACAGCAGAGATAGTACAAATGCCAGTAACTCCAGATATGCTAAGCATGAGAGCAATTGTCAAAGAGATAATCAGCACCTCTGTTGCCGGAGTTAAGAAGTTAGACGAATCAGATATAATTGTTTCAGTTGGCAGAGGTGTAGGAACTACTAAAGAATCTCTGGTAGATGTTCAGCAACTTGCAGATTTGCTTGGTGCAGCTATGGGTTGCAGCCGAGTAATTGTAGATATAGGATTAATGCCTAAAACCGCGCAGATTGGGCAGAGCGGTATAACAGTATCTCCTAAACTATATATTGCATGTGGAATATCTGGAACTATCCAGCATATCGTAGGTATGAAAGAGTCTAAGATGATCGTGGCAATCAATAAAGATCCTAACGCCCCAATATTCAATATTGCAGATTATGGCATAGTCGGAGATGTACATACAGTAGTACCGGTATTGATCGAAGAGTTAAAAAAGGCCCTAAAAAACAATTAA
- the ftsY gene encoding signal recognition particle-docking protein FtsY, translating into MFEKLKEKLGLFSKKAKEELPEDAFTDGFGKKITGNKLNSYLDNLELGLIDADVAYDAAEALKKKLMENIANKKFKRGLDLESTFTELLKQTIFDIFNENKFNFKEYVKSSTKPLKILFVGVNGTGKTTSIAKLAKWLSLQGYSVVIAASDTFRAGAIEQLEIHSEKLNIRLIKHQHGSDSAAVAFDAISHAVSRSRDVVLIDTAGRMQTNKNLMNEMKKLKRVAKPDFTIFVGDALAGNDAINQAKLFNEEIGIDGIILSKIDTDAKGGSAISIVLTLNKPILFLGTGQNYEDLIEFDPKWIINHIFNT; encoded by the coding sequence ATGTTTGAAAAACTAAAAGAGAAATTAGGGTTATTTAGCAAGAAAGCTAAAGAAGAGCTTCCAGAAGATGCCTTTACAGATGGATTTGGGAAAAAGATAACCGGAAATAAGTTGAACTCATATCTTGATAATTTGGAACTTGGCCTAATAGATGCAGATGTTGCTTATGACGCTGCTGAAGCGCTTAAAAAGAAGCTTATGGAAAACATAGCCAATAAGAAATTTAAGAGAGGATTAGATCTGGAAAGCACTTTTACAGAACTGTTGAAGCAGACTATCTTTGACATTTTTAATGAAAACAAGTTCAATTTTAAAGAGTATGTTAAGTCTTCAACCAAACCTTTAAAGATTTTATTTGTGGGTGTAAATGGTACGGGAAAAACTACTTCTATCGCAAAGCTGGCAAAATGGTTGTCTTTGCAGGGGTACAGTGTAGTGATAGCAGCAAGCGATACGTTTAGGGCAGGAGCTATAGAACAGCTAGAGATTCATTCTGAAAAATTGAACATTAGATTGATCAAGCATCAGCATGGTAGTGATTCTGCAGCTGTTGCATTTGACGCTATTTCACACGCAGTCTCTCGATCTCGAGATGTTGTATTGATAGATACTGCCGGCAGAATGCAGACCAATAAAAATCTGATGAATGAAATGAAAAAACTTAAAAGAGTTGCTAAGCCTGATTTTACTATTTTTGTAGGTGATGCTCTGGCAGGCAACGATGCAATCAACCAGGCAAAACTGTTCAATGAAGAGATTGGGATAGATGGCATAATATTGTCAAAGATCGATACTGATGCTAAAGGTGGCAGCGCAATCAGCATTGTGTTGACTCTAAATAAGCCAATCTTGTTTTTAGGAACTGGCCAGAACTATGAGGACCTGATTGAATTTGACCCTAAATGGATTATCAACCATATTTTTAACACTTAA
- a CDS encoding electron transfer flavoprotein subunit beta/FixA family protein — MDILVLVKQVPDTTEVKIDPKTGNMIREGVPSILNPFDQFALEEAVMIKNKLGGTITVITLGPDQAKTALMRCLALGADVSIHLSDYAFAGADTLATSFSLASAIKKVGKYDLIFTGQMAQDGETGQVGPEIAAMLDLPQATYVEEIKDITPEKIIVKSDTDEGYRIMELKLPALIAFLPPTSFEYSNPSMSGIIKAKSKPYSLWKQADLNVPREKCGLKGSPTRVSKIYSPTQKTKGVIFTDNIEDACKKVAEAIKEKKVVQ; from the coding sequence ATGGATATTTTAGTATTAGTAAAACAAGTGCCAGATACTACAGAAGTCAAAATTGACCCTAAAACTGGGAACATGATCAGAGAAGGTGTGCCCAGTATATTGAACCCGTTTGACCAGTTTGCGTTGGAAGAAGCAGTAATGATAAAAAATAAGCTAGGTGGTACTATAACAGTTATTACTCTCGGCCCGGATCAAGCTAAAACTGCATTGATGAGATGTTTAGCACTCGGCGCAGATGTTTCAATACACCTTTCAGATTATGCATTTGCAGGTGCAGATACGCTTGCAACGTCATTTTCTTTGGCCAGCGCGATCAAGAAAGTGGGAAAATACGATCTTATATTCACTGGACAGATGGCTCAAGACGGTGAAACAGGACAGGTAGGACCAGAGATAGCAGCAATGCTGGATCTACCACAGGCTACTTATGTGGAAGAGATAAAAGATATAACACCGGAGAAGATTATAGTTAAAAGTGATACGGATGAAGGTTACAGGATCATGGAATTGAAGTTACCGGCGTTAATAGCGTTTTTACCCCCAACCTCTTTTGAATATTCGAATCCTTCTATGAGTGGCATAATAAAAGCCAAATCGAAGCCTTATTCATTGTGGAAACAGGCAGATCTCAATGTTCCAAGAGAAAAATGTGGATTGAAAGGATCTCCGACCAGAGTCTCAAAGATTTATTCACCTACCCAAAAAACTAAAGGTGTAATATTTACAGATAATATTGAAGATGCTTGCAAGAAGGTAGCAGAGGCTATAAAAGAAAAGAAGGTGGTACAGTGA
- the truD gene encoding tRNA pseudouridine(13) synthase TruD, with translation MIDEDYIGIGAYLSHTKGIGGKLKNKIEDFEVEEIPIPVPRDSNGKNLILLIKLNNWETNRFVNELSKRLKIGRNNITFAGTKDKRAISTQYFCIKNFESDININLRDVEILESFRTNICLDLGDLYGNKFKIKVSECNPESTLIDGTMAELKAGFPNFFGVQRFGSSRPITHIVGKYILQRDFENAVRHYVGMKFDYDKDTEARSYFFDTLDAKGTLKMISETLDYEKVMLYHLIEKPGDYRGAIAALPRTLKMMFIHGYQSYLFNKILTFRIKEQSILEPMTGDVIIPVKDGYPDTDREIPVTLDNIDTIKKRIEEKKAWISAILYGYNSEFSGGEQGRIEKEVIEAENISKDMFKIKELPELSSKGFRRAMSENFKSLSYVTDNDYAVFKFYLNKGTYATSLMREFMKRDGIYFY, from the coding sequence ATGATCGATGAGGATTATATTGGAATTGGTGCATATCTTTCTCATACTAAAGGCATCGGCGGGAAACTAAAAAATAAAATTGAGGATTTTGAGGTGGAAGAAATACCTATTCCAGTACCAAGGGATTCTAATGGCAAGAATTTGATATTGTTAATCAAATTAAACAACTGGGAAACTAACCGTTTTGTCAATGAGCTATCTAAAAGGCTAAAGATAGGCAGAAACAACATCACTTTTGCAGGTACTAAAGATAAAAGAGCAATATCTACTCAATATTTCTGCATAAAAAATTTTGAATCTGATATCAACATTAATTTAAGAGATGTAGAAATACTCGAATCTTTCAGAACCAATATCTGTTTAGATTTAGGGGATTTGTACGGAAACAAGTTTAAAATCAAGGTCTCAGAATGCAATCCTGAATCCACATTAATAGATGGTACAATGGCTGAGCTAAAAGCTGGTTTTCCAAATTTTTTTGGTGTTCAAAGATTCGGATCATCGAGACCAATTACTCATATTGTGGGTAAATATATACTTCAGAGAGATTTTGAAAACGCAGTAAGACATTATGTGGGCATGAAATTCGACTATGACAAAGATACAGAAGCCAGATCTTATTTTTTTGACACTTTAGATGCTAAAGGTACTTTAAAAATGATATCTGAAACACTAGATTATGAAAAAGTGATGTTATACCATCTTATTGAAAAACCTGGAGATTATAGAGGTGCAATAGCAGCATTGCCAAGAACACTGAAAATGATGTTTATTCATGGATATCAGTCCTATTTGTTCAATAAGATACTTACCTTTAGGATTAAAGAGCAATCTATTTTAGAGCCTATGACTGGGGATGTTATAATACCGGTGAAAGATGGCTATCCAGATACAGACCGTGAAATTCCGGTAACTTTGGACAACATTGATACCATAAAAAAGAGAATTGAAGAGAAAAAAGCTTGGATTTCTGCAATATTATATGGTTATAACTCTGAGTTTTCAGGTGGAGAACAGGGAAGAATTGAAAAAGAGGTCATAGAGGCTGAAAATATATCAAAAGATATGTTCAAGATCAAAGAATTGCCAGAATTATCTTCTAAAGGATTTAGAAGGGCAATGTCTGAAAATTTTAAAAGTTTATCTTATGTCACGGACAACGATTATGCAGTTTTTAAGTTCTATTTGAACAAAGGGACTTATGCGACATCTTTAATGCGTGAATTTATGAAGCGAGATGGCATATATTTTTATTAG